In Methanoregula sp., a single genomic region encodes these proteins:
- the serA gene encoding phosphoglycerate dehydrogenase → MANAKVLVSDPLAEEGLVILRAAVDVDVKTELKEEELIKIIGDYDALLVRSSTDVNAKVIEAGKKLKFIGRAGVGVDNIDMDAATRKGIIVANAPEGNTLAATEHTMAMMQSLARNIPQANASLRKKEWKRSKFMGVELNEKTLGIVGFGRIGREVAKRANAMDMKCVAYDPFITKERAAQLGVEMMSMADLFKVADVITVHTPLIAETKHVINEKSIATMKDGVRIINCARGGIIDEKALYDAVKSGKVAGAALDVFETEPPTESPLLTLDQIIVTPHLGASTVEAQVNVAVSVAKQCIEVLKGGAAKYVVNAPMVPPEHAEVLAPFAQLAEKMGRFVTQIAGGRLSSVELIYGGELSAYAGSMKYVTRLALKGLLDPVLQQPVNIVNADFIAKERGIAVSETVTQESSGFKNLITIRIKTDKGEETVSGTVFFKGRSRIVAVGGYTMDMIPEGYVIVSRHLDKPGVIGRASTILGKNNINIAGMQVGRVQPGEHAIMVLNVDSDVPDSVMEEIRGMPGIFTATFAKISSGKI, encoded by the coding sequence ATGGCAAACGCAAAGGTGCTCGTCAGTGATCCGCTGGCGGAAGAAGGGCTTGTTATCCTGCGGGCGGCAGTCGATGTGGACGTTAAGACTGAGCTCAAGGAAGAAGAGCTCATCAAGATCATCGGGGACTACGATGCCCTGCTCGTGCGGAGCAGCACGGATGTCAATGCAAAGGTGATCGAGGCAGGCAAAAAGCTGAAGTTCATCGGGCGTGCCGGTGTCGGCGTGGACAATATCGATATGGATGCAGCGACCCGCAAGGGAATTATCGTTGCCAATGCGCCGGAGGGAAATACCCTTGCCGCAACCGAGCACACCATGGCCATGATGCAGTCCCTTGCCCGCAATATCCCGCAGGCGAACGCGAGCCTCAGGAAGAAAGAGTGGAAGCGCAGCAAGTTCATGGGCGTGGAACTGAACGAAAAGACCCTCGGTATTGTCGGGTTCGGGCGCATCGGGCGTGAAGTGGCAAAGCGGGCAAACGCGATGGATATGAAATGCGTTGCCTACGATCCCTTCATCACCAAGGAACGGGCGGCCCAGCTCGGCGTCGAGATGATGTCGATGGCCGACCTCTTCAAGGTCGCGGATGTCATCACGGTCCACACCCCCCTGATCGCCGAGACGAAGCACGTCATCAACGAAAAGAGCATCGCGACGATGAAAGACGGCGTGCGGATCATCAACTGCGCCCGTGGCGGTATCATCGATGAGAAGGCGCTCTACGATGCGGTCAAGAGCGGCAAGGTGGCCGGGGCAGCCCTCGATGTATTCGAGACCGAGCCCCCGACCGAATCCCCGCTCCTCACCCTCGACCAGATCATCGTGACCCCCCATCTCGGGGCAAGCACGGTCGAGGCGCAGGTCAATGTCGCAGTCTCGGTTGCAAAGCAGTGCATTGAAGTCCTGAAGGGCGGGGCTGCGAAATACGTGGTCAACGCCCCGATGGTCCCGCCCGAGCATGCGGAAGTGCTTGCACCCTTTGCCCAGCTCGCCGAGAAGATGGGACGCTTCGTTACCCAGATCGCGGGCGGCAGGCTCTCCTCCGTGGAACTCATCTACGGCGGCGAACTCTCGGCCTATGCCGGCAGCATGAAGTACGTTACCCGCCTTGCCCTCAAGGGGCTTCTCGACCCGGTGCTCCAGCAGCCGGTCAATATCGTGAACGCGGATTTCATAGCAAAGGAACGCGGCATCGCCGTCAGCGAGACCGTCACGCAGGAGTCCAGCGGGTTCAAGAACCTTATCACCATCCGGATCAAGACCGACAAGGGTGAAGAGACGGTCAGCGGGACGGTCTTTTTTAAGGGCCGCAGCCGCATTGTCGCAGTCGGTGGCTACACGATGGACATGATCCCCGAAGGCTACGTGATCGTGTCACGCCACCTGGACAAGCCGGGCGTTATCGGGCGGGCATCCACCATCCTCGGGAAGAACAACATCAACATTGCCGGCATGCAGGTCGGCCGGGTCCAGCCCGGCGAGCATGCGATCATGGTCCTGAACGTGGACAGCGATGTTCCCGACAGCGTGATGGAAGAGATACGCGGGATGCCGGGGATCTTTACCGCAACGTTTGCCAAGATATCGAGCGGGAAGATTTAA
- a CDS encoding Fic family protein yields MMESRTFSPDFTYTHRMVRRLSDIAAAREVILHAHLIPKWEVSIRREQLVRAAHASTAIEGNPLSLEEVSRLSEGREVMAARRAKNEVLNYLRVLEHIDRYQKDGMISEENLLSLHRDVTLDTLDDPATEGAFRKVQVVVGNRLTREVVYSPPPPKEVVPQMNALTGWLNSDAAHQMHPVLVAGIAHYELVRIHPFVDGNGRTARALATLVLAMREFDIKRFFTLDDFYDSDRPAYYNVLKAVNLTYPDCTVWLEYFTEGVEISLHRVKERVLLLSSDEHRKVSGGQVALSERQMKIIEFIHAHGSVKSGDLMRLYGISRQAAGKELGQMIEQNLIRIEGKGRSTRYVMA; encoded by the coding sequence ATGATGGAGAGCCGAACCTTTTCACCGGACTTTACCTACACCCACCGGATGGTGAGAAGGCTTTCGGATATCGCTGCTGCCCGCGAGGTGATCCTTCATGCACACCTGATCCCGAAATGGGAGGTGTCGATCCGCAGGGAACAACTGGTCCGGGCTGCACATGCATCCACAGCGATAGAGGGGAACCCGCTCTCCCTTGAGGAAGTGAGCCGGCTTTCCGAGGGCAGGGAGGTTATGGCTGCCCGCAGGGCAAAAAACGAGGTGCTCAACTACCTCCGGGTGCTGGAACACATTGACCGGTACCAGAAGGACGGTATGATCTCAGAAGAGAACCTCCTTTCCCTGCACCGCGACGTCACCCTTGATACGCTGGATGACCCGGCAACGGAGGGGGCGTTCCGGAAGGTGCAGGTTGTTGTCGGAAACCGCCTCACCAGAGAGGTGGTGTATTCCCCACCCCCCCCAAAAGAGGTTGTCCCGCAGATGAACGCGCTTACCGGTTGGCTGAATTCCGATGCAGCGCACCAGATGCATCCGGTACTGGTTGCCGGGATCGCGCATTACGAACTCGTGCGGATTCACCCGTTTGTGGACGGGAACGGGCGAACGGCCCGGGCGCTCGCTACCCTTGTTCTCGCAATGCGGGAGTTCGATATCAAGCGGTTCTTTACCTTGGATGATTTCTACGACAGCGACCGGCCTGCCTACTACAATGTGCTCAAAGCGGTGAACCTGACCTATCCGGACTGCACGGTATGGCTGGAGTACTTTACGGAAGGGGTGGAGATCTCCCTACACCGTGTGAAGGAGCGGGTGTTGCTGCTCTCGTCTGATGAGCACCGGAAGGTATCCGGGGGGCAGGTGGCTCTTTCCGAGCGGCAGATGAAGATTATCGAGTTCATCCATGCCCACGGTTCGGTGAAGAGCGGGGATCTGATGCGTCTGTATGGCATTTCCCGGCAGGCAGCAGGCAAGGAGCTCGGGCAGATGATTGAGCAGAACCTGATCAGGATCGAAGGAAAGGGGCGTTCTACGCGGTACGTGATGGCCTGA